In Paramormyrops kingsleyae isolate MSU_618 chromosome 13, PKINGS_0.4, whole genome shotgun sequence, a single window of DNA contains:
- the trmt2b gene encoding tRNA (uracil-5-)-methyltransferase homolog B: protein MQIKQIFPNGKYLISRVLLRGNLCTVAKNESPNTVIENTLKTLPKKKRKKYTHGNSQSSSWEERLADVVTPLWRLSYDEQLRLKQMQQKKILQELSDLVKAAVPDVSLPLNNDNLSFPLLPIKPSPVIYGYRNKSTFSVNKGVDGDPKTVGFFVGSGKCKNIVCINDNHLLNTPAKHKMVARHYEDFIRTSPLDPCLLFHEGGHWREITVRTNSAGETMAIVFFHPQSLTPEEIYAQKACLVDYFIYGPGTDCKLDALYFQESSMTRCSNEVSPYQLLHGNPHIYEEVLGCRFRISADAFFQVNTKASEVLYHTVGEMCLSSVGDTLLDVCCGTGAIGISLASKVKRVIGIEVIEQAVKDARHNAFLNGKLNCDFLAGKAEVLLPKLIPSLGTESSIITVVNPSRAGVHHRVIRALRSNPAIRKLIYISCKPEGEGMRNFKKLCCPLEGQPFRPVLAIPVDMFPHTAHCELVLVFER from the coding sequence ATGCAAATAAAGCAAATATTTCCAAAtggtaaatatttaatttcgCGTGTACTACTGCGTGGTAATCTGTGCACCGTTGCTAAGAATGAGTCGCCTAATACTGTTATTGAGAACACACTAAAAACTCTgccaaagaaaaaaaggaaaaaatatacACATGGAAACTCCCAATCTTCCTCTTGGGAAGAAAGATTAGCGGATGTCGTTACTCCCCTGTGGCGGCTGAGTTATGACGAGCAGCTCCGCCTGAAACAAATGCAGCAGAAGAAGATCCTTCAGGAACTGTCAGATCTTGTGAAGGCAGCAGTGCCCGACGTCTCACTGCCTTTAAACAACGATAATCTGAGTTTTCCTCTTTTGCCGATAAAGCCTTCACCTGTGATATATGGATACCGCAATAAGTCAACATTTTCAGTCAATAAGGGTGTGGATGGCGATCCAAAAACAGTCGGATTTTTTGTGGGTTCTGGTAAGTGTAAGAACATTGTCTGTATTAATGACAATCACCTGCTCAACACACCAGCAAAACACAAGATGGTTGCAAGACATTATGAAGACTTTATTCGGACCTCCCCACTAGACCCCTGTCTCCTCTTTCACGAAGGAGGCCACTGGCGAGAGATTACAGTGAGGACTAATTCAGCAGGTGAAACCATGGCAATAGTCTTCTTCCATCCTCAGAGTTTAACTCCAGAGGAGATCTATGCTCAAAAAGCATGTTTAGTTGATTATTTCATTTATGGACCTGGAACAGACTGCAAACTCGATGCTCTGTATTTCCAAGAATCATCGATGACACGGTGCAGTAACGAGGTCTCCCCCTATCAGCTCTTGCATGGTAACCCGCACATCTACGAGGAGGTGCTCGGATGCCGATTCCGAATCTCTGCCGACGCCTTCTTTCAGGTGAACACAAAGGCCTCAGAAGTTCTGTACCACACAGTGGGAGAGATGTGTCTTTCTTCTGTGGGAGACACCTTACTGGATGTTTGTTGTGGCACTGGAGCCATTGGCATCTCTTTGGCATCCAAAGTCAAAAGAGTAATTGGCATTGAGGTAATTGAGCAAGCTGTCAAGGATGCGAGGCACAACGCTTTCCTGAACGGCAAGCTGAACTGTGACTTCCTGGCGGGGAAGGCAGAAGTGCTTCTCCCCAAACTGATCCCATCACTAGGGACTGAGTCATCCATCATCACAGTTGTAAATCCATCCCGCGCTGGCGTACACCACCGTGTGATACGGGCTCTCCGGAGCAACCCTGCCATCCGCAAGCTCATCTACATCTCCTGTAAACCTGAAGGGGAAGGCATGAGGAACTTCAAGAAGTTGTGCTGTCCACTGGAGGGACAGCCCTTCAGGCCAGTTCTTGCCATTCCAGTGGACATGTTCCCTCACACTGCACACTGTGAACTGGTGCTTGTTTTTGAAAGATAG